In Francisella hispaniensis FSC454, the following proteins share a genomic window:
- a CDS encoding winged helix-turn-helix domain-containing protein: protein MKQIFKILIGLRDFVLEEELKMLFIEDEYQCDFVETANHMIDKVCSKYNLIILDSSLESNSDQLEQLSLLDITKIIRTDYNIPIIILSNTNKDLDKIAALQVGADDYFTKPLNYMEVFLKSKNIIKRVVTITENPLKLYKFSNWLLNCNKMILENINSGEIVNLTTHLYKILICFIENRGMILTRELLMEKINPDKYDIYDRSIDVQIGRLRKILEFDIRNPQIIKTKRGAGYMFDSNIQKI, encoded by the coding sequence ATGAAACAAATATTTAAGATTCTTATTGGTCTAAGAGATTTTGTTCTAGAAGAGGAGCTTAAAATGCTTTTTATAGAAGATGAATATCAGTGTGACTTTGTAGAAACTGCTAATCATATGATTGATAAGGTTTGTAGTAAATATAACCTAATTATATTAGATAGTAGTTTAGAAAGTAATTCAGATCAACTAGAACAACTATCATTATTAGATATAACAAAAATAATAAGAACTGATTATAATATACCTATAATTATTCTAAGCAATACTAACAAAGACCTAGATAAGATAGCCGCTCTTCAGGTTGGGGCCGATGATTATTTTACAAAACCTTTAAATTATATGGAGGTTTTTCTTAAATCTAAGAATATTATTAAGAGAGTAGTTACTATAACTGAAAATCCTTTAAAGTTATATAAGTTTTCTAATTGGCTTCTAAATTGTAATAAAATGATATTAGAAAATATTAATTCAGGTGAAATTGTTAATTTAACTACACATTTATATAAAATCTTAATTTGTTTTATAGAAAATAGAGGAATGATTTTAACAAGAGAATTGTTAATGGAAAAGATTAATCCGGATAAATATGATATATATGATCGTAGCATTGATGTTCAAATAGGCAGATTAAGAAAGATTCTAGAATTTGACATTAGGAATCCTCAGATTATAAAAACCAAAAGAGGAGCTGGTTATATGTTTGATTCAAATATTCAAAAGATATAA
- a CDS encoding DUF2589 domain-containing protein, whose translation MALDGLIKTPEVDKSLIGSVLGAVNMDQLVAGPLKAMVSAQVDASKSYIDFLTTVCIKDGKAVAVDFTYEETLLDSQGLPIYKKNDQGYLNNKNEIFLLVEQGNKEEATLKLEGAQKIFDAAKEELNSADDDNRSIAQEQFDKAVAELREAKKEFESSNVIVYKKASDNTVVTAAELPDILAEYGVAKTVYRTIKVPLMTMITHPSIAIEEGNITFDMSITQMAEDNSSNELNAETEMGIKHGPFTMGVKAKISHKSEQTRKTDTTAKYHVDVKVKRQDPPEALNKVLDLMMNGINPIRVAEPK comes from the coding sequence ATGGCTTTAGATGGACTTATTAAAACCCCAGAAGTTGATAAAAGTTTAATTGGTAGCGTTCTAGGTGCAGTAAATATGGATCAGCTAGTAGCAGGTCCTTTAAAAGCAATGGTATCAGCTCAAGTTGATGCATCAAAGAGTTATATTGATTTTTTAACAACAGTATGTATTAAAGATGGTAAAGCTGTTGCTGTTGATTTTACATATGAAGAAACTCTTTTAGATTCACAAGGACTACCTATATATAAAAAGAATGATCAAGGTTATTTGAATAATAAAAATGAGATTTTTTTACTAGTTGAACAAGGTAATAAAGAAGAAGCAACTCTAAAATTAGAAGGTGCTCAAAAAATTTTTGATGCTGCTAAAGAAGAGCTTAATTCCGCAGATGATGATAACAGATCTATAGCTCAGGAGCAATTTGATAAGGCAGTAGCAGAGCTTAGAGAAGCAAAAAAAGAGTTTGAGTCTTCTAATGTAATAGTTTATAAAAAAGCAAGTGATAACACTGTAGTCACAGCTGCAGAGCTACCAGACATTTTAGCAGAATATGGTGTAGCAAAGACAGTTTATAGAACTATTAAAGTTCCTTTAATGACAATGATTACACATCCTTCTATTGCTATTGAAGAAGGTAACATTACATTTGATATGTCTATTACACAAATGGCCGAAGATAACTCAAGTAATGAGTTAAATGCTGAAACAGAAATGGGAATAAAACATGGTCCATTCACTATGGGCGTAAAAGCTAAAATATCTCATAAATCTGAACAAACTCGAAAAACGGATACAACAGCTAAATACCATGTTGACGTTAAAGTAAAGAGACAAGATCCTCCTGAAGCATTAAACAAAGTACTAGATTTAATGATGAATGGTATTAATCCTATTCGTGTCGCTGAACCTAAATAA
- a CDS encoding replication initiation protein, protein MNDKSFNDIVSKTFYLTSLFADIKSEHNWTAYEIKTIMLFFSKLEKYSVYLPDKDLDNLELEKYIEKTPKSFTFKKEDFIFITGVRKEHLSREINKIRKSLISKAIHIPHPLYPEDEKSGISVTWFNLIEYNNSAGELKLYANPTALPRLLAFVKYAKVSFESIARLKNSYSIFTYLSLKIIKDSSYKQSETSFIISINEYKAKMGISNKYKMVRQFREFVLDVISKEINNSTEFNFSYELIKEGRSFNKIRFDFDYKDKPLITNQTDNNDEGNLFGFNISDINEESYFETILTSWGIRAKKVVEIEESYSINAINEAIEVTKQAVDIGIIKTTPAAFFLGTLENKELESQVEFKRQQQMITTQQEKEKQKQLFAEYEAIEKFINDNADELSNYLSIRSGGGFFELSESVKEELEKLCYVDIKKYKDFKSNFAVLNQGFWDMKQRKEVRPNMYNFLALIIKYQINNLIIM, encoded by the coding sequence ATGAATGATAAAAGCTTTAATGATATAGTGTCAAAAACATTTTATTTAACTAGTCTCTTTGCTGATATTAAGTCAGAGCATAATTGGACAGCATATGAAATTAAAACTATTATGTTGTTTTTCTCCAAATTAGAAAAATATAGTGTATATTTGCCAGATAAAGATCTTGATAATCTTGAGTTAGAAAAATATATAGAGAAGACACCTAAATCATTCACTTTTAAAAAAGAAGATTTTATATTTATAACTGGTGTACGAAAAGAGCATTTATCTAGAGAAATAAATAAAATTAGAAAATCATTAATATCGAAAGCTATTCATATTCCACATCCTTTATATCCAGAAGACGAGAAGTCAGGTATATCTGTTACATGGTTTAATTTAATAGAATATAATAATTCAGCTGGAGAATTAAAGTTATATGCTAATCCAACAGCATTACCAAGACTTTTAGCTTTTGTGAAATACGCTAAAGTTAGTTTTGAAAGTATTGCTAGATTAAAAAATAGTTATTCCATATTCACGTATTTATCTTTAAAGATTATAAAAGATAGTAGTTATAAACAATCCGAAACATCATTTATTATTTCTATAAATGAATATAAAGCAAAAATGGGTATTAGTAATAAATATAAAATGGTAAGACAATTTAGAGAATTTGTTTTAGACGTAATATCTAAAGAAATTAATAATTCTACAGAATTTAATTTTTCTTATGAATTAATAAAAGAGGGTCGTTCATTTAACAAAATAAGATTTGATTTTGACTACAAAGATAAACCACTAATAACTAATCAGACTGATAATAATGATGAAGGAAACCTTTTTGGTTTTAACATTTCAGACATTAATGAAGAGTCTTATTTTGAGACTATTTTAACATCTTGGGGAATAAGAGCAAAAAAAGTTGTAGAAATAGAGGAATCATATTCAATCAATGCTATAAATGAAGCTATAGAGGTTACTAAGCAAGCTGTTGATATTGGTATTATTAAAACTACTCCAGCAGCTTTTTTTCTAGGAACATTAGAGAATAAAGAGCTTGAATCTCAAGTTGAATTTAAGAGGCAACAACAAATGATAACAACGCAACAAGAAAAAGAAAAACAAAAGCAGCTATTTGCTGAATACGAAGCTATAGAAAAGTTTATTAACGATAATGCTGATGAGCTATCAAATTACCTTAGTATTCGCAGTGGTGGCGGTTTTTTTGAGTTATCTGAGTCAGTTAAAGAAGAACTAGAAAAGCTTTGTTACGTTGATATAAAAAAATATAAAGATTTTAAATCTAATTTTGCTGTTTTGAATCAAGGCTTTTGGGACATGAAACAACGAAAAGAAGTTAGACCTAATATGTATAACTTCCTTGCTTTGATAATAAAATATCAAATAAATAATCTAATTATTATGTAA